One part of the Streptobacillus felis genome encodes these proteins:
- a CDS encoding type IV secretory system conjugative DNA transfer family protein — protein sequence MDYSGNQNKIKINHRLLMLFDEFPAIGKMEIFKKAIEFVHG from the coding sequence ATGGATTATTCTGGGAATCAAAATAAAATAAAAATTAACCACAGATTATTAATGCTCTTTGATGAGTTTCCAGCAATTGGAAAAATGGAAATTTTCAAAAAAGCAATAGAATTTGTTCATGG